In Macadamia integrifolia cultivar HAES 741 chromosome 1, SCU_Mint_v3, whole genome shotgun sequence, a single window of DNA contains:
- the LOC122062824 gene encoding protein disulfide isomerase-like 2-3, which produces MLSSFGREIERERMSPSSVTSIALLLFFLQLGGSVSALYGPSSPVLQLTPSNFESKVLNSNRIVLVEFFAPWCGHCQALTPIWEKAATVLKGVATVAALDADAHKSLAQEYGIRGFPTIKVFAPGKPPVDYQGARDVKPIVEFALQQIKGLLKERLNGKTAGESSEKSEPSASVELTSRNFDEMVVKSKDLWIVEFFAPWCGHCKKLAPEWKKAAKNLKGKVKLGHVDCDSEKSLMNRFKVQGFPTILVFGADKDSPIPYEGARVAAALEAFALEQLETNVAPPEVTELTGPDVMEEKCSSAAICFVAFLPDILDSKAEGRNKYLEFLLSAAEKFKRSPYSFVWAAAGKQPELEKQVGVGGYGYPALVALNVKKRAYAPLRSAFELDHITEFVREAGYGGKGTLPLEDSPMVVKTEPWDGKDGEILEEDEFSLEELMGDDNVSKDEL; this is translated from the exons ATGCTCAGTTCCTTCGGccgagagatagagagagagagaatgtctcCGTCGTCTGTTACTTCGATCGCACTTCTCTTGTTCTTCCTCCAGCTCGGAGGTAGCGTTAGTGCGCTTTACGGACCCTCGTCGCCTGTTCTTCAACTCACTCCGTCGAACTTCGAATCCAAG GTTTTAAACTCAAATAGGATTGTTCTTGTTGAATTCTTTGCGCCGTGGTGTGGTCATTGTCAAGCTCTGACACCTATATGGGAGAAGGCAGCCACTGTGTTGAAGGGTGTAGCTACGGTAGCGGCTCTTGATGCTGATGCACACAAGTCGCTTGCTCAG GAGTATGGAATTAGAGGGTTTCCAACCATAAAGGTGTTTGCACCCGGCAAGCCTCCAGTAGATTATCAAGGAGCAAGGGATGTCAAACCTATAGTAGAATTTGCACTCCAGCAG ATTAAGGGTCTTTTGAAGGAACGTTTAAATGGAAAGACAGCCGGAGAATCAAGTGAGAAATCAGAACCTAGTGCATCAGTAGAACTAACTTCTCGCAATTTTGACGAAATGGTAGTTAAAAGTAAAGATCTCTGGATTGTAGAGTTCTTTGCACCATG GTGTGGACACTGTAAGAAGCTGGCACCAGAGTGGAAGAAAGCTGCAAAAAACTTGAAGGGGAAGGTGAAGCTGGGGCATGTTGATTGTGATTCAGAGAAG TCTCTCATGAACAGGTTTAAAGTACAAGGATTCCCCACCATATTGGTTTTCGGCGCTGACAAAGACAGCCCTATCCCATATGAAGGTGCACGAGTTGCCGCAGCTCTTGAAGCATTTGCACTAGAGCAGCTGGAGACAAATGTAGCACCCCCTGAAGTAACCGAGCTGACTGGTCCT GATGTGATGGAGGAGAAATGCAGTTCAGCTGCCATCTGTTTTGTTGCTTTCCTCCCTGACATTTTGGACTCTAAGGCAGAGGGAAGGAACAAGTACCTTGAGTTCTTGTTATCAGCTGCAGAAAAATTTAAGAGAAGTCCTTACAG CTTTGTCTGGGCAGCTGCAGGTAAGCAACCAGAACTAGAAAAGCAAGTAGGTGTTGGTGGATATGGTTACCCAGCTTTGGTTGCTCTGAATGTGAAGAAGCGTGCTTACGCCCCACTCAGAAGTGCCTTTGAACTCGACCATATCAC GGAATTTGTGAGGGAAGCTGGGTATGGTGGCAAGGGAACTCTACCTCttgaggattcccctatggtcgTTAAGACAGAACCTTGGGATGGTAAAGATGGTGAAATCCTTGAAGAAGATGAGTTTTCGCTTGAGGAGCTCATGGGGGATGACAATGTGAGCAAGGATGAATTGTAA
- the LOC122084507 gene encoding uncharacterized protein LOC122084507: MEDEREVLIRKTNKVFDRCVSNAGDELCSFRSCLRWMCLDQSSLWRSCLAWSLFLLLAIVVPLVSHFVLACPTCDARHQRPYNVVVQLSLTVVAALSFFCLTRFVRTYGLRRFLFLDKLCEESEKVGLGYTQQLNRSWKLLLLFILPCFAVESAYKIWWFSSGANRIPFLGNEIMSDAVACTLELCSWLYRTSIIFFVCILFRLLCYLQILRLEDFAEVFQVESDVESVLKEHLRIRRHLRIISHRYRAFIVFALLCITASQLASLLIITRSSSAVDIFTGGEMALCSITLVTGLFICLRSATKITHKAQAVTCLAAKWHVCATIQSFDDGTESDIPVLADYQLARPHVRDFPINANGEWEDEENADGENDLDNTNIIMPIYARTISFHKRQALVTYFENNRAGITVFGFMLDRSCLHTIFGIEMSLVLWLLSKTIGIS, from the exons ATGGAGGATGAGAGAGAAGTTCTGATAAGAAAAACTAACAAGGTATTCGACCGATGCGTGTCAAACGCAGGAGATGAGTTGTGTAGCTTCAGGTCGTGTCTTCGATGGATGTGTTTGGATCAATCTAGTCTATGGAGGTCTTGTCTAGCAtggtctctctttcttcttcttgccaTCGTTGTTCCTCTTGTGTCTCACTTCGTCCTCGCCTGTCCAACCTGTGACGCCAGACATCAACGCCCCTATAACGTTGTCGTCCAATTGTCTCTGACCGTCGTTGCTGCTCTCTCCTTCTTCTGTCTCACTCGTTTCGTCCGTACTTACGGTCTTCGAAGGTTCCTGTTTCTTGATAAGCTTTGTGAGGAAAGCGAGAAGGTTGGATTGGGATATACACAGCAACTCAAT AGGTCATGGAAGCTGCTCCTATTATTCATCCTCCCCTGCTTCGCAGTGGAGAGTGCCTACAAGATATGGTGGTTCAGCTCAGGTGCGAATCGGATCCCTTTCCTAGGCAACGAAATCATGAGCGACGCCGTCGCGTGCACATTGGAGCTCTGCTCATGGCTGTACCGAACGtccatcatcttcttcgtcTGCATCTTATTCCGGTTGCTCTGTTACCTGCAAATACTCCGACTAGAAGACTTTGCAGAAGTTTTCCAAGTAGAGTCCGACGTAGAGTCGGTGTTGAAGGAACACTTGAGGATAAGGAGACATCTTCGGATTATAAGCCACCGGTACAGAGCTTTCATCGTCTTTGCTCTGCTATGTATCACGGCGAGTCAACTCGCTTCGTTGCTTATCATCACTCGCTCCAGCTCAGCGGTTGATATCTTCACTGGTGGTGAAATGGCT TTATGCTCAATCACACTGGTGACAGGGTTGTTCATATGCCTGAGGAGTGCCACAAAGATAACACATAAGGCACAGGCGGTGACGTGCCTTGCGGCAAAGTGGCATGTGTGTGCAACGATCCAATCCTTCGACGACGGCACAGAAAGTGACATACCAGTGTTGGCAGATTATCAACTTGCTCGACCACATGTACGTGATTTTCCAATCAATGCTAATGGAGAGTGGGAGGATGAAGAGAATGCAGATGGAGAAAATGATCTCGACAACACCAATATTATCATGCCTATTTATGCTCGCACCATATCTTTCCACAAGAGACAAGCACTAG TGACATATTTCGAGAACAACAGAGCGGGGATTACAGTATTCGGATTCATGTTGGATAGGTCTTGTCTCCATACCATCTTTGGAATCGAGATGTCTCTCGTCCTTTGGTTGCTTAGCAAAACCATCGGAATTTCTTAA